One genomic segment of Esox lucius isolate fEsoLuc1 chromosome 15, fEsoLuc1.pri, whole genome shotgun sequence includes these proteins:
- the e2f2 gene encoding transcription factor E2F2 isoform X1, giving the protein MMRIPKGISPASGRGSVGMSCSQKKVFSGVKTEFFSTGLSSPPLNSVPTGYFTQICNTTAAEQSRANCLYATPHGPEAKPIRSSSGRLPAKRKLDLEDPLYLPDFRTPKGKGCVAVARLSSPKTPKSPGERTRYDTSLGLLTKKFVGLLSESPDGVLDLNWATEVLEVQKRRIYDITNVLEGVQLIRKKSKNNIQWMVGSVFEGSASGGEESRALRREIGELDRAEKVLDDLITSSSTNLKELTDHQDNQRLGYVTYQDFRSIAGLQDQTVIAVKAPSETKLEVPESSKGSQQIYLKSQNGPIQVYLCPEEGLEDASPVKSAATPGKEYPRRPGAHSATPSPAKAHTLYTTVKLEPQYNAAKQEPRCTAVKLEPTEAPPPVVEFSRPAPTVPDNSAPSATTLLDVEGLLGLPPSLLQMTEDQLPGAGFAPDPSGPFVSFSPPLDHDDYLWGMEDGEGVSDFFDTYDLGDLLRS; this is encoded by the exons GACAGAGTTCTTTAGCACCGGACTATCCAGTCCGCCGTTGAACTCGGTACCGACTGGGTACTTCACCCAAATCTGCAACACTACAGCCGCGGAACAAAGCAGGGCAAACTGTCTATATGCTACCCCCCACGGACCCGAAGCTAAACCCATCAGGTCATCATCCGGCCGTCTCCCG GCCAAGAGAAAGCTGGATCTGGAGGACCCCCTCTACCTCCCAGACTTCAGGACCCCAAAAGGAAAGGGGTGCGTGGCCGTTGCCAGGCtctcaagtcccaaaa CGCCCAAGTCCCCCGGGGAGCGGACGCGCTATGACACCTCCCTGGGCCTGCTGACCAAGAAGTTTGTGGGCCTGCTGAGCGAGTCGCCGGACGGCGTGCTGGACCTCAACTGGGCCACCGAGGTCCTGGAGGTGCAGAAGCGACGCATCTATGACATCACCAACGTTCTGGAGGGTGTGCAGCTCATCCGCAAAAAGTCCAAAAACAACATCCAGTGGAT GGTTGGCAGTGTGTTTGAGGGCTCGGCCAGCGGGGGGGAGGAGTCCCGTGCCCTGCGGCGGGAGAttggagagctggacagggccgagAAGGTCCTGGACGACCTGATCACATCCAGCAGCACCAACCTGAAGGAGCTGACCGATCACCAAGACAACCAGCGGCTGGGCTACGTCACCTACCAGGACTTCAGGTCTATAGCCGGCCTTCAGGACCAGACAGTTATCGCCGTCAAGGCCCCGTCAGAAACCAAGCTGGAGGTGCCAGAGTCCTCAAAG GGCTCCCAGCAGATCTACCTGAAGAGTCAGAACGGACCCATTCAGGTGTACCTCTGTCCCGAGGAGGGCCTGGAGGACGCCAGCCCTGTCAAGAGCGCCGCAACGCCCGGGAAAGAGTACCCACGCCGCCCTGGGGCTCACTCCGCCACCCCCTCACCCGCCAAAGCACATACGCTGTACACCACCGTGAAACTGGAGCCCCAGTATAACGCCGCCAAACAGGAACCACGGTGTACCGCTGTCAAACTGGAGCCCACAGAGG CCCCGCCTCCTGTGGTGGAGTTCTCCAGGCCTGCACCCACGGTCCCGGACAACTCCGCCCCCTCCGCCACCACCCTCCTGGACGTGGAGGGTCTCCTGGGCCTGCCCCCCAGTCTGCTCCAGATGACGGAGGACCAGCTGCCGGGGGCCGGGTTCGCCCCCGATCCCAGCGGCCCGTTCGTGAGCTTCTCGCCACCGCTCGACCACGATGACTACCTCTGGGGGATGGAGGACGGCGAGGGCGTGTCCGACTTCTTCGACACCTACGACCTGGGCGACCTGCTCCGCAGCTGA
- the e2f2 gene encoding transcription factor E2F2 isoform X2: MHYSSQNCLLHHPGFSMLTLLRLDKLAKRKLDLEDPLYLPDFRTPKGKGCVAVARLSSPKTPKSPGERTRYDTSLGLLTKKFVGLLSESPDGVLDLNWATEVLEVQKRRIYDITNVLEGVQLIRKKSKNNIQWMVGSVFEGSASGGEESRALRREIGELDRAEKVLDDLITSSSTNLKELTDHQDNQRLGYVTYQDFRSIAGLQDQTVIAVKAPSETKLEVPESSKGSQQIYLKSQNGPIQVYLCPEEGLEDASPVKSAATPGKEYPRRPGAHSATPSPAKAHTLYTTVKLEPQYNAAKQEPRCTAVKLEPTEAPPPVVEFSRPAPTVPDNSAPSATTLLDVEGLLGLPPSLLQMTEDQLPGAGFAPDPSGPFVSFSPPLDHDDYLWGMEDGEGVSDFFDTYDLGDLLRS, from the exons GCCAAGAGAAAGCTGGATCTGGAGGACCCCCTCTACCTCCCAGACTTCAGGACCCCAAAAGGAAAGGGGTGCGTGGCCGTTGCCAGGCtctcaagtcccaaaa CGCCCAAGTCCCCCGGGGAGCGGACGCGCTATGACACCTCCCTGGGCCTGCTGACCAAGAAGTTTGTGGGCCTGCTGAGCGAGTCGCCGGACGGCGTGCTGGACCTCAACTGGGCCACCGAGGTCCTGGAGGTGCAGAAGCGACGCATCTATGACATCACCAACGTTCTGGAGGGTGTGCAGCTCATCCGCAAAAAGTCCAAAAACAACATCCAGTGGAT GGTTGGCAGTGTGTTTGAGGGCTCGGCCAGCGGGGGGGAGGAGTCCCGTGCCCTGCGGCGGGAGAttggagagctggacagggccgagAAGGTCCTGGACGACCTGATCACATCCAGCAGCACCAACCTGAAGGAGCTGACCGATCACCAAGACAACCAGCGGCTGGGCTACGTCACCTACCAGGACTTCAGGTCTATAGCCGGCCTTCAGGACCAGACAGTTATCGCCGTCAAGGCCCCGTCAGAAACCAAGCTGGAGGTGCCAGAGTCCTCAAAG GGCTCCCAGCAGATCTACCTGAAGAGTCAGAACGGACCCATTCAGGTGTACCTCTGTCCCGAGGAGGGCCTGGAGGACGCCAGCCCTGTCAAGAGCGCCGCAACGCCCGGGAAAGAGTACCCACGCCGCCCTGGGGCTCACTCCGCCACCCCCTCACCCGCCAAAGCACATACGCTGTACACCACCGTGAAACTGGAGCCCCAGTATAACGCCGCCAAACAGGAACCACGGTGTACCGCTGTCAAACTGGAGCCCACAGAGG CCCCGCCTCCTGTGGTGGAGTTCTCCAGGCCTGCACCCACGGTCCCGGACAACTCCGCCCCCTCCGCCACCACCCTCCTGGACGTGGAGGGTCTCCTGGGCCTGCCCCCCAGTCTGCTCCAGATGACGGAGGACCAGCTGCCGGGGGCCGGGTTCGCCCCCGATCCCAGCGGCCCGTTCGTGAGCTTCTCGCCACCGCTCGACCACGATGACTACCTCTGGGGGATGGAGGACGGCGAGGGCGTGTCCGACTTCTTCGACACCTACGACCTGGGCGACCTGCTCCGCAGCTGA